From one Triticum aestivum cultivar Chinese Spring chromosome 4B, IWGSC CS RefSeq v2.1, whole genome shotgun sequence genomic stretch:
- the LOC123092835 gene encoding 65-kDa microtubule-associated protein 7: protein MGETAMAGYGLDRPPRCSVSFDTPCGALLRELEQIWTEIGEREQDKDRMFQELEAECMRVYRRKVDSANADRSQLRQSVMAKEAELKALVASIGENTTQFKVNEKHASLKEQLAAVTPLLDDLRAMKEERIKQFSNVQSQIETINAQISDHNYQHDDGSSKRLNNDHDLSTRRLADLQMQLRNLQKEKSDRLQKVFVYVDEVHCLCAVLGMDFAKTVKDVHPSLHGTNSDNSTNISDSTLEGLTQTILKLKAEKRTRVSKLQETVGKLHKLWNLMESTEQERRHFSEVAAVLGSSEEEITSPSVLSLETIQETEEEVERLTKQKASRMKELVLKRRVELENICRNAHMEPDTSTAPEKIVALIDSGLVDPCELLSNIEAQIAKANEESYTRKDIMERVDKWLSACDEETWLEEYNQDDNRYSAGRGAHLNLKRAEKARVLVQKIPTMIDNLIDKTFAWEDESNTPFLYDGVRLVAILEEQKLRRVQKEEDKKRYWDQKKLQNLLLKEKELIFGSKSVPRKTSSFNRRTSGHHPNGNGAGFMTPMPRRVSAGSATPELLTPRSYSGRYNNYFKENRRMTAVPLNFSTASKDDSMSSFASISGSEPGSPLVLH, encoded by the exons ATGGGCGAGACGGCCATGGCCGGGTACGGGCTGGACAGGCCGCCGCGGTGCAGCGTCAGCTTCGACACGCCGTGCGGCGCCCTGCTGCGCGAGCTCGAG CAAATATGGACAGAGATCGGGGAGCGCGAACAAGATAAAGATCGGATGTTCCAGGAACTCGAGGcagagtgtatgcgtgtgtatcgTCGGAAGGTCGACAGTGCTAATGCGGATAGAAGCCAGCTCCGCCAGTCAGTGATGGCCAAAGAAGCAGAGCTTAAAGCTTTAGTGGCTTCGATAGGTGAAAATACTACACAATTTAAG GTGAATGAAAAGCATGCATCGTTGAAAGAACAACTTGCTGCAGTGACGCCTCTCTTGGATGATCTTAGGGCCATGAAAGAAGAAAGAATCAAACAGTTCTCAAATGTGCAATCGCAAATCGAGACGATAAATGCACAAATTTCTGATCACAATTATCAGCATGATGATGGTTCGTCCAAACGTCTGAACAATGATCATGACTTGTCAACCAGAAGACTTGCTGATCTTCAAATGCAGCTACGCAATTTACAAAAAGAGAAG TCTGATCGCCTTCAGAAAGTATTTGTATATGTGGATGAAGTGCACTGCCTATGCGCTGTGCTTGGGATGGATTTTGCAAAGACGGTAAAGGATGTGCATCCAAGTTTGCATGGAACCAACTCAGATAATTCGACGAATATCAGTGATAGCACCCTTGAAGGTCTTACTCAGACTATCCTGAAGCTCAAAGCAGAAAAAAGGACCAGAGTCTCAAAG TTGCAAGAAACTGTGGGGAAACTCCACAAGCTATGGAATCTGATGGAGTCAACAGAACAAGAGAGGAGACATTTCAGCGAAGTAGCCGCTGTTCTTGGATCTTCTGAGGAAGAGATCACTTCTCCTAGTGTCCTGTCACTGGAAACGATTCAGGAG ACAGAAGAGGAAGTCGAAAGACTAACTAAGCAAAAAGCGAGTAGAATGAAGGAGCTTGTTCTTAAGAGAAGGGTAGAGCTAGAAAATATCTGCAGAAATGCACATATGGAGCCTGATACGAGCACAGCACCAGAGAAGATTGTTGCTCTAATTGATTCTG GTCTAGTGGATCCTTGCGAACTTCTTTCCAACATCGAAGCTCAAATTGCAAAAGCAAATGAGGAATCTTATACGAGGAAAGATATCATGGAGAGAGTAGACAAATGGCTATCGGCCTGTGATGAAGAGACTTGGCTTGAGGAATACAACCAG GATGATAACAGGTACAGTGCGGGCAGGGGTGCCCATTTGAATCTCAAGCGTGCAGAGAAAGCGAGGGTGCTCGTTCAAAAGATTCCAA CTATGATTGACAACTTGATAGACAAGACATTTGCCTGGGAGGATGAAAGCAATACACCATTTCTATATGACGGG GTTCGTCTGGTCGCCATTTTGGAAGAGCAAAAACTCAGAAGAGTACAGAAGGAGGAAGATAAGAAACGATACTGG GACCAGAAGAAGCTGCAGAATCTATTGCTTAAAGAGAAGGAGCTGATCTTTGGGTCCAAGTCTGTTCCGAGGAAAACAAGCAGTTTTAACAGGAGGACGAGTGGGCATCACCCAAATGGGAATGGGGCTGGTTTCATGACTCCGATGCCCCGCCGGGTGTCGGCAGGCAGTGCCACACCCGAGCTTTTGACACCACGATCGTACTCTGGCCGGTACAACAATTACTTCAAGGAGAACAGGAGGATGACGGCGGTGCCACTCAACTTCTCGACAGCTTCCAAGGATGATAGCATGTCATCATTCGCCTCCATCAGCGGCTCGGAGCCTGGTTCTCCATTAGTTTTGCACTGA